The window AGCTCTAAGAAATCAAGCCTAGCCCAATCCTAGCCTGGCCCTGGGTTTAGTGGCGTTGAGCTTTAAGCCCTGCTGCTTAATCAAAGTTTGTTAGTTTAAGCCCACATCAGGCCTCAGGTTTTTGAGTTGGATTGGGTTCTGGCGGATTTCTCAAATTTATTGTAATGCACTCTAGCGTATGGCAATGAATAAGGTCCATTTACTTGATCCGAACAATTACATCCAACATGTAAAccctaaaatgaaaataattccATCATTTCCATACAAAATAATATATTCTATATCCATACTAATAAATTTATCAACTCTCCAGTCTTTACCGCACGTATGAATGTTAAGAGtaaaactcatccttaaaaactAGCTAGTGATGATAATGTGTTCAAGTCTTTGTTACGTCACATAAAGCTACTCACGTCTAACGTGGGATTGTTGCTTTCGTATGGAATCCCAGCAATCAAGACACCCCCTTTAGTCCCCCTCTCTCTTAGTGTAGATGGTTTACTTataaacacccccccccaaaaaaaaaaaaaacactagaaaGAGAAACCTCGCCTGTCATTAGCACTCTTTCACATCGATTATCACTGATGatgaatttttttggaaaagaaTCATCTTTATAGATTATGTTGATCCATTTTATGCTTTGATTGAATCGTGGCAATGTCAAGGTGTGGATTCAGAGACATTATGGACCAAGATTCTCAAGCTACGTTCTTAGAGAGTTGATTTTTGTTATGAAGTTTTGATTGTGGCTTATGTGACAGTTTTTGTTTTACTTATATGGAAAAAGTGTTCTCCTtcttacattattttttttaaatcattgtttctctttccttcaAACAACTAATATAATAAAGAATGTGAGGAGGCATATAGGGAATCGTTATCACCTACAattcctgcccgctccaattccctccaattcctcacataggagcggaaatgaccaccgtACCCattgcctgaacacactgcccaaggtggggtagggtggtcatttctactcctatgtgagggattggagagggcagcgaattggaggtgattaAAATTCGCATAAAGGCTCAGAGAGCCTGTTCCTCACTTACATATTGGATGTACAGTGAAATCCCAAGCCTTAATAAATTttaggggaaaagaatgctgCCAAGTTGTGTAGCGTACGTTTGCATGTCCttatgtctatctctttcctcgcATAGTAGAGGACAGATATGTCAATTCACAGGTGAGACAAGGAAATGCTAGCTTACACTACGCAACATTgtgggaggagaaagagagagataggggGGCAATAGCATATGCTAGTGCAGCTGGATAGGTAACTCAATCCCTGAATATTTCTTTATCTtacaaaataaaaggaaaaaaaaaaaatagagaaaaaactttaaataaagaaataaaaagcaaAGATGATCAGATCTATAACAATGTTTAGAGAAGCTTTTGGTGTCAATTGGAGTTGAATAAACACCAGCCCTTGAGGAACCACAACTCATTGAGCTCATCCATTTCTGCCTTACACTATAAAGGATTCAGTTATTTTGTTAAGAAAAACACTTTTAGGTTTATGAGCATCCAAACATTATCCTAagactgaaaaaaaaatgtagtgaAAATCTAAAGAGCTGTAGTAAATTGCAAAGGAGGCTGTCTAAGGTTGCATTCGCTAACATCCTCAGAAAGTGATTTTATCGATTTCTTACTCTCACGGAGTAGATTGTGAGAATAACGTTTGACATGCTGGTTTGTTTTTTAGGCTCTCAGAGAGCAGCAGTTTCCTTTTAgtgattgatttatgtttatttctctcatcaaattcaaaaaaaattgaatactttctcttctttttttatccATTTCATGTCAACCAAAATATagcagagaaaaaaaattatgtttttacAATGCATGAGTACTTCTGTATAAACCACTCATGGATAATTTATTTTCAGTGTTTGCAACAGAAGCTCCAGTTCTGTCCTCTGAAATCTGTTATGCTCAAGTGATTCCGTTGAAGAGCCtgccaaacacagccttaaagTTGGAAAGAGTGGAAGTCTTAAACAGTATTTGGTAACAATTCTGTGCTCCAAAAATTTTTAGAATgtaaaatcaacctagaatgcattaccaaacactgcctaaaATTTCCTGGTCAATTGATGAGATCTTGAAATCTAAACATTTTTCTCAGATCTCAATGAACCAAGGGCCACCCATAGACTACACGCAGAATGACAGAAAATGACATTTATTAATGGATATCACACAAATAAGAAACAAGAAGTTGAAATTtcgaagaaacaaagaagaagaagaagagactatTGGAAGAATAAGACAGTTATCTTGTTGGGGACTCGGCTCCTGTCCAGCATCCTGCCTAGACAGCACGTGCAGTGTCGGACACAATGAGACGTGAAAAGATCACCTCACTCCTGCTCGGGCAAGGTACTCTGGCAGGGATGAAACGATCTTTTCACACCTCACTGTGTccggcgctgcacatgcagcccgggcagGGTACTGGACAGAATCCCTTTTCTGTTGGGTTCTGATTGGAAAATCTCTACTGTCTCTGAGAAGGGCTCCTCCAGAAACCAGCACTGTAGAAGCGgtcccacatctccttctccaaTTCCATAACCTTCTTCTCCGTCTGATCGTCCTGTTCAGGCTTATCCGATGGAGACGAATTGATTGATACCGGGTGTACCTGAGTCTTCGTCTCGCTGCATTCGCAATTGCACTTACGCCTCTGTGGAAGGAGACCGTTGTTGAAGCTCTTCGAATTCTTGTTCTTCAACGCTTTCTTGCAGAGTCCCGCAGGTAACTTGTACACGGCGAGGACCAGAAGGTTCACAAGCCCACAGGGGCAGCAGCAGCATACGGCGGCGCACTCTGCGGCGGTCCCTCCGGCGACTTCCGCGAACgtcaacttcttttttttcgtCGACTGCTGGTTCGCCAACAGTGGTTGGTTTCGTTGGTTCAGGGAATGGTGGCGTATCACGATATCCCGAGTCATGATGGcttcaaaaaaacaaatgtgAGAAGATTCAAATTCTTCTTtgataaagatttaaagattACAGACTCTTAAGAAGGACTCGAatcttggagttttttttttttttcctagtgaGAACTTCGATGAGCAATTGATTAAGAAAGAACAGCAGAATCAACCATCGGAATTACTTCCTCCGATGGTCGATCGATCGAGCGAGTGGATGATTTCCCAATACCGAAGCAGAGTGAGAGATAAATCGAAGGAATAGGTTGAGGGGTTTTATTAATAATCTTCTTCCTAATCCTTAAGCGGAGGGATTAAGAGGAACAGCAAATGTCAGAGAAGAGCGGTGTCcaataatggaagaaaaagtGTTTCATATTAGCTGCGTTCTTCCCCGTGATTGACACCCATCCACCCAGTCGCAACAGAGGACACCGCAGTCTgtctcttccttcctctctcaTAAACCCCTCTCCCACCCGAAACCGCCGGATTCCGTCGCTTCCTCCGCCGTGAAACGCTCTATTGGAACGGTGATGATTTATCCACTCGTAATTTCGTTGCCTTTCAATCCCAACAGCCAAACGCAGATAAGCGGTATGGAACTGACGAGACAGAGAGGCAGGGAGAGAGATACAGAAAAACTGAAACGGACTCTGAGTACTAATAATACTGGTTGGATTTCCCGCTATAGCACGGAATTGGAGATGTGTATCCATAtatttttcaaccaaaaaaaaatccatatattttaataaaataataaatgggggataataaaattcaaaaaaaaaaactaattctcttcttcctgaattATTTATGgcagtttgaatttttttttttggaattgagagttttttatatatatttttatatataatttactTTTTAAAGAGTGAGTCAGCGAGAGAGCTCACTGGAGAAATGGACCCGTTTTAACCGTTAGATTGGGACCGCGGAACTTCACTTCGAATCATCAAATTACAATTGCGGGTATTAGATTCCTATCTGACGTCAGTCAAAGTAAACCTAGATAAGAGCCCAAGTcccttaggttttttttttttttttggggttgggggcgCTATTTAATCATCCTTTATGAAATTGTAAACGGAGGAGTAGTAGGTGAGAAGATAtttattccttatttttatttatttaatttttcatccacataagaaaaaaagaattcatGTGAAAGGAAATTGTACTCCGACTGTTTGGGGACGGAAAGAGGCTGAGCTGGCTAGAGACACTTGGTCCATGTTGAGGGCAACAGTTAGTGAATATTGATTCATGAGAGAGAGCTCTACGATATCTATCgtcatattattattattatttttttggtaaacagatTTTCATTGAGTAACTTTTCATCAAGTAACAGGTCAAGAGGAGGTCGAGGCATCCTGGTTACATAGATCCAGAAGCCAAAGAGAGGAAAGTGGCCAAGATGTTTTACTTGCCAAAAACACAGTCTTCCGAGCTAGAGTGTGAGCAACAACATTTGTTATCctatgaataaaagaaaagaacagtccaaaaaactaaaaaataagtAATGAATGCCCGCAACCAAGCTTGAAATGGTTGTAGGAGGCTGAGAGACTTCGTCATACTATTATTAACTGGAGCTTTAACTGAAGTACGAAGCAGAGGACGAGTAAAAGAAGCAAAATACATATTGCCCTATGCCCCTGTCTCTCTGTAGATGGTTACGATACCCAATACAAAGGAATAATTGGTTTGGATCCTATGTTCGCTTTCCTATACCATAAATTTCTTAAAATTTACGAGGACAAATAGAAAGCTACCTGGTCGTGTGCCTTGTGTGACTCCCACGCCTAGACACACAAGGTGCCTTGACCGTATGAGATTTCTGCCTTTGTATGGGGGCAAGACAGTCATTTCTAGGCAGTTAAGGTGTCTTGTGTGTGTAGGCATGGGACCCACACAAGGTACATGACTATCACCCATGCATATAGCAGGGGTTGAAATGAGAAATGACCACGGACTGCcccaccccatgaaaggcagaaaaaaaaaaataaaaaaaaatcaaaacgcAACATGAAATATCAATGTTTTTTACtccaaaaaaaatgtgaaatgtCAATGTttatcctcattgaaaaaaaactGTGTaatactcaaaagaaaaaatacaaagttacaaattatttggcACCTTGAATATTGAAAGGTGTAACTAATAAATCCCTTACAAACAAGTATCAAATAAGTTTGAAAGTTGAACACAAAGTAAATGTAAAATAACGTCAAATTTAgttgtttttaattaattttcttatttaagTAGATGTAAACAATTTCTTAATATTTTGTCATTGGCCATGTGTGAAAACGATACCCACAGATTGTCTCTACCTACAATGGAGTAAAAGATAAAACCAGACCAATTGGGCCAATCTAAGTTGATAAGAACAAATCGAAATTGATCAACCAAACTCATTATCAGTTTGGTATTagttttggttttcagaaacTATCACAAGATCAAAATTGAGTAAACCGACTGATAAGACAGAGCAAAACCAATCATTTGAAttgaaactagaaaaaaaaaaaacacaagacaaaattcaaatatgttttttcttttatttttctttgggaAAATGTACTTTGAGCTGTCAGACAAGGTACGATAGCATCTCtatgtctatctttctcttcctcacatgaaaATAAACCTCGCTAGCCTCCAGTGTTTGATTGATACTATTTTTCTGCACCTCATTTGTATGTTCGTACTACTTGCTCCAAGAgccttctccattttttttctttacataTGAAAATTAAACCAATAATAGTTCGTAAGGTACCATTAAAAGAATCACTAACGGATCGAAATAGGGGGACTAATATCTATTGGTTTTTGTAGATCGGAGACctttttgatttggtttcaagCTTTGGGCCAATatatacaataaaaaataaataaataaataaataaactgatTGAAATCATACTAGACTGACCATTTGACACCTCTATACTACATGTAAGTTCTTTCaccaagttttttgttttcctctccTCCCGAACATTATGGGGTTCTTATTGACAAATTCTTATGGGGTGCTATCATTGATTTGGTACAAAGATTCCTTCTAAGCTGGTAGTTTGAGGAACGTATCTcctaaaacatttaaaaaaaaaaaagaaggagaaagttctttgtctgagagtgtggcctatgcttgCACTctcatgaatctatctctctcctccccatttgaaaagatacatctgcccctttgttttgaggagaagagagacagACAAATGGgcgtgctggcgtaggccacactcccgggcAAAGAAAAAAGTGCACAAGTCAATatttagaaaagagagaaagttctctgtccaggagtgtcgcctacgccagcactcccatgagtctattttcctcctccccatatgaaaagacacatttgcccctttgttttgagaaggagagaaattgactcatgggaatgctggtgTAGACCACACTTcaggacagaaaactacttccctagaAATTATAAATATGAGAATGATGCAAGGTACACTAGAAAATATAtcatgagttttttttatttataattttggtAAACAAAAGATACATCATGAGTGTGACACGTGGTTTATCCAAATATTGAATTTACCATGTCACCCATCCATGGGGCACATATTACGTACCCCATAGAAACCTTTGCcttgtattaaaagtgaagctttcttataaaaaaaaaaaaacaaaacaaaacagtgAAGGTTTCTCGTGTTTGGTGGGTCACGCCACCCACCTGCTTGCTTTCTCACACTTGATGTACTTCTGCGGGTCCATCTTAATTAACCATTTCTCCTTAATTTGTTGATGTGCCGTACACTTCAGCCCCCTAATCCTTAATTAGTTGACATGAATGGAAGGGAAAGCAAGCATTCTGAATTACAtattaaaagagagagaaagagattagagGCAAATCAAAACTAGTAACACTCAATAATCGATCTTAAGGCAAAAATCAGAAGCATACACGATTTTAATCTGCCCctctcacataataaacagtGGAGTTCACATAGAAGAACAAGATATATATTGGAGAACAGTAGTCCTAGAAGATTTATCCAACCTAAATGTGATAGAAATTTGATAGATAGGAAGAATACTAATTTTCCcatagaagaatgagaagaacaATAATTTAGTGTAGATTGAATTGAAAATTGGTGTACGTACATCATTTAATCCAAAATCTAAACCTACATCGATCTTCAAAGAATATAAGGTGGGAAGATTGGTTCCTTCTCATGGATGGTAGGAGCATTAATTTCCCTCATGTGGATAGATGATATGGCTATTTTGATAGTTAGATAGAGAATTCATTATATTAGCcgcatgtcaaattttagaactAATTTTGACCATATTTTTGTTAGGGGAAGAGTTCTaacttttggggggggggggggtgtggccTCTGTACACACGGGGGCCAGTGGAAGTGCATAGGAAAACATCAAGAGGGTAGGCATTTTCGCCATTCATAGggagtggggtggtcatttcaccccctctaTGTATAGCGTAGGGCCACACTCCCTCAAGAATCAATTTCCTCTTTGtagtttttcttctcttgatagGTGTGAAAATACAAGAGAATAAATTACAATATTTGATGAGTCATACTTACTAACATGTACCTTAAATATTTCCACTTCAGTTTAGACCATAACGTATCATTTGAACCATTAGAATGGGCAAATCAACCATTTATATGGTAGAAAAATATCAACCATTGACAATTTCTATGCACAAAAATGGTTAAATTATAGTATTCTTGTattggatagagcctattggagggtaaTGATCCATGTaacagaccccatttagttgataTTCTTCAGACTTAATGGGCTCTGCCCTGTTCTTCTTATTTTCATCTTAcaactttcttttatttgtcaTTCTTCATTTTTGTATTTCTCAGTTcatccccatccctcttttatcgtctcttcattccctttttggtttataactcgattttttcctattttattttgtttggatccacCTTACCGATCTCCATTAAATTGGAATAGATCCaagtttattgttgttgttagaATATTCTTGTATCGAGCATCTTTAATCATTTGACTTATATATTAATGAAAGTAAGTCACACGAAAGCATATAGGCAAAACTCAAAGATagctttacccaaaaaaaaaaacccagaaaataAGGATAAGAGATTTGGATTAATATAATTTAATTGAATATTTTTGATTACCTATCAAAAACAATAGATATTTTTGTAATGGGCTTCTTGGTTGCTTGAAAAGCTAGTCCATCTTCAATGGTTCATTATTTGTCTTGGAACTCCCATGGTTTTCTAAATCCTTGGAAGAAGTAGGTCAAACTTGATGATGATCTATCATCATTGAGAGCTTAATCGGCCAATTGATGTGATCTATCACAATATTTCATCATCATTATACAAATTAGAATACTAAAGTGGCCCTTCATTAAGATAGCTCTTAGATATAAAGGTATAATTAGACTTAGAGATCTTGATCTTTaccaataattaaaaaaaagagtagagATCTTGATGTGACCCCTATGGTCCTATATAGAGTATGATAGTGGAAATAGATTCTTGTTGCCGATTCAATGGCATAAAGATCCAAATTAATTAGAAAAAGGTTAGGCACACCGTCAGTGTATATTAATATCTATGTAACCTTTTAAAGGGTGAG is drawn from Telopea speciosissima isolate NSW1024214 ecotype Mountain lineage chromosome 1, Tspe_v1, whole genome shotgun sequence and contains these coding sequences:
- the LOC122665450 gene encoding uncharacterized protein LOC122665450, giving the protein MTRDIVIRHHSLNQRNQPLLANQQSTKKKKLTFAEVAGGTAAECAAVCCCCPCGLVNLLVLAVYKLPAGLCKKALKNKNSKSFNNGLLPQRRKCNCECSETKTQVHPVSINSSPSDKPEQDDQTEKKVMELEKEMWDRFYSAGFWRSPSQRQ